DNA from Natronospira bacteriovora:
TTTGTTGTATTCTGAATGCCATGCGCCTGCACAGCTTCGAAGCCATCATCACCGCCCTGAACAGGGCGAATGTCCGCTACCTGGTGGCGGGAGGTCTGGCCGTGAATGCTCATGGCTACCTGCGTTACACCAAAGACGCGGATCTGGTTATCGAATTGGTGCCTGAAAACATTCTCGCCGCTTTGCAGGCGTTAAAAGACCTCGACTATCGCCCCACCATACCGGTTCGAGCTGAAGATTTCGCAGACCGCAAAACCCGTGAAAGGTGGGCACGGGACAAGGGAATGAAGGTATTTCAGCTATTCAGCGATACCCATCCGGAAACCCCCATCGATATTTTTGTCGAACACCCCTTCGATTTTCCGCAAGAATACGACCGAGCCCTGACAGAAACCCTGATTCCCGGGGTCAAAGCCCCCTTCACCGCTCTGGACACATTGATCACCATGAAGGAGGCAGTTGGTCGACCCCGCGACCTAGATGATGTGGAGCACCTGCGCATTCTTCGCGACCAGAGTGCAGAAGAGGAGTAGTAAT
Protein-coding regions in this window:
- a CDS encoding DUF6036 family nucleotidyltransferase produces the protein MRLHSFEAIITALNRANVRYLVAGGLAVNAHGYLRYTKDADLVIELVPENILAALQALKDLDYRPTIPVRAEDFADRKTRERWARDKGMKVFQLFSDTHPETPIDIFVEHPFDFPQEYDRALTETLIPGVKAPFTALDTLITMKEAVGRPRDLDDVEHLRILRDQSAEEE